The following proteins are co-located in the Desulfoscipio sp. XC116 genome:
- a CDS encoding DUF6765 family protein: MDINFHYYAVKAVARKAGFDEAEAQAIASFSQYVDDFTDWVPFFTRNVPEWARSLATNVGFGYMFHPATTGFNSMATLAREGNQKWIVAPFHFIPSAPLNTLLDYKNYRVAPAYINVPSLISNMLEEARLELAHPAAARPAVLMKIGMLLHIFADTYSHQRFSGFWSWVNHSKLTSVIENDDAGADVDITASYSPDDYYKITSIGHANVNHAPDDSNVRFSMLQKAAEGDGEETVPYTRSNTADFIDAAEQIMIFLRNCRGLPPIVEAEWGPFRDRFRLGLLTALKETAALGGHWHGIFPEYEFHYEKDTLLQGLAAAIPLEGEARRFSEAHGIEPQLRTATSDTYFRYNVIADQIRRMVVGEVHAPGHVEELRAEARAVFGAAAPANSR, from the coding sequence ATGGATATCAATTTTCATTATTACGCGGTCAAGGCGGTCGCCAGGAAGGCTGGTTTTGATGAAGCCGAGGCTCAGGCCATAGCGAGTTTTTCCCAATATGTAGACGACTTCACCGACTGGGTGCCGTTTTTTACTAGAAACGTACCGGAATGGGCGCGGAGCCTCGCTACAAATGTAGGCTTTGGGTATATGTTTCACCCGGCGACAACAGGCTTTAACAGTATGGCCACACTTGCCCGCGAAGGTAACCAGAAGTGGATTGTTGCGCCATTTCACTTCATTCCGTCAGCGCCGCTCAATACTTTGCTGGACTACAAGAACTATCGTGTCGCGCCGGCGTATATAAACGTCCCGTCTCTGATTAGCAACATGCTGGAGGAAGCCAGATTGGAACTGGCGCATCCCGCGGCGGCACGTCCCGCGGTGCTGATGAAAATCGGGATGCTTCTTCATATTTTTGCGGACACTTACTCGCATCAGCGTTTTTCCGGATTTTGGAGCTGGGTAAATCACAGCAAGCTAACCAGCGTGATCGAAAATGACGACGCGGGCGCTGATGTCGATATAACCGCCTCCTATTCCCCCGATGATTATTACAAGATCACGTCCATTGGTCACGCAAATGTCAACCACGCGCCGGACGACAGCAATGTCAGATTTTCGATGCTTCAAAAGGCGGCGGAGGGGGATGGCGAAGAAACCGTACCCTACACAAGGAGCAACACGGCGGACTTTATCGACGCGGCGGAGCAGATTATGATCTTTCTTCGGAACTGCCGCGGCTTGCCCCCCATAGTTGAGGCCGAGTGGGGGCCTTTTCGGGATCGCTTCAGGCTGGGGCTGCTCACCGCGCTTAAAGAAACGGCGGCGTTGGGTGGCCACTGGCACGGAATATTCCCAGAGTATGAGTTCCATTATGAAAAGGATACTCTTTTACAGGGGCTGGCGGCCGCGATCCCCCTTGAAGGGGAGGCCAGAAGATTTTCGGAAGCGCATGGTATCGAGCCGCAGTTGAGAACGGCGACGAGCGACACGTATTTTCGCTACAACGTAATCGCAGACCAAATCCGCCGTATGGTGGTTGGCGAAGTACACGCGCCCGGACACGTTGAGGAACTGAGAGCGGAAGCGAGGGCGGTATTCGGCGCGGCTGCGCCGGCAAATTCAAGATAA
- a CDS encoding DUF364 domain-containing protein translates to MEIPTIFKDLEPHINDILRDPQLSDATVKITCRALTVQEAIGSPERNDFPLQKGKEKLMQANIDGFAGQAFTDMPGLYEGTLESALTMPATNNFRRAVIIASLNAALRKLGRASNTIHCKDAGPKECSLQAVQFVKQTFGDPKIAVIGLQPAIAEQLAGHFETRVFDLDPDNIGHVKCNVLIEDGDIDPQEIEAWSDIIFATGSTIANGTIDPFIKMKKPVFFYGTTIAGVADLLGLKRFCPTSA, encoded by the coding sequence ATGGAAATACCCACAATATTTAAGGATTTAGAGCCACATATCAACGACATTTTACGAGATCCTCAACTAAGCGACGCTACTGTCAAAATTACCTGCAGGGCACTAACCGTACAGGAGGCCATAGGTTCGCCGGAAAGAAACGATTTTCCCCTGCAAAAGGGTAAGGAAAAACTTATGCAGGCAAACATCGACGGCTTTGCGGGCCAAGCGTTTACAGATATGCCCGGTCTTTATGAAGGAACTCTGGAAAGCGCTCTGACCATGCCGGCCACCAATAATTTTCGCCGCGCGGTTATTATTGCCTCACTGAACGCCGCACTGAGAAAACTTGGCCGCGCCTCCAATACCATTCACTGTAAGGATGCCGGACCGAAGGAATGCAGCTTACAGGCCGTTCAATTTGTCAAGCAAACCTTTGGAGACCCTAAAATTGCAGTGATAGGACTGCAGCCCGCCATCGCAGAGCAATTGGCCGGCCACTTTGAAACCAGAGTTTTCGACCTTGATCCCGATAACATAGGCCACGTAAAATGCAATGTCCTTATTGAAGACGGTGATATTGACCCTCAGGAGATTGAGGCCTGGAGCGATATTATTTTTGCCACAGGGAGCACCATAGCCAACGGAACCATTGACCCGTTTATCAAAATGAAAAAGCCCGTGTTTTTTTATGGAACGACCATCGCCGGAGTCGCCGATCTGCTGGGTCTGAAGAGATTTTGCCCGACGTCTGCCTGA
- a CDS encoding ATP-binding cassette domain-containing protein yields the protein MSNLLTVRDLYVKAGNFALQDINFSLKHNDYMVILGPTGCGKTLLLETIAGHYTPGKGSITMQDKDITKLPPEKRRLGFAYQDNPLYPFLSVRENILFGARARKLESDQQTLRYMEQLIETMDLTHLLERPPHFLSGGERQRVSLARALLTRPALLLLDEPLSALDPQTRLSIQSLLKDIHCKEKIGIIHVTHDFTEAMHLGTQIILIKNGQIEQTDNPRDLFMRPATPFAAQFLGMKNTAFHKTHQQTGQARFKCHEAQIIRSSPNCWPALVDSISFSGSYVEIICSGNGHWKVIMPLAEWQDLSLSKGDTLQLSINPENINIIPSEPHTEQPGVIL from the coding sequence ATGAGCAACTTGCTGACGGTGCGCGACCTATATGTCAAAGCAGGTAACTTCGCATTGCAAGACATTAACTTCAGCCTTAAACATAATGATTATATGGTTATCCTTGGTCCTACCGGATGCGGTAAAACCCTTTTGCTGGAGACCATAGCCGGTCATTACACCCCCGGCAAAGGCTCCATAACTATGCAGGACAAGGATATAACCAAGCTGCCGCCTGAAAAAAGGCGGCTGGGTTTTGCTTATCAAGATAACCCTTTGTATCCTTTTTTATCGGTCAGGGAAAATATTTTATTCGGTGCCCGGGCCCGGAAGTTGGAATCGGATCAGCAGACCCTCCGGTATATGGAACAACTTATTGAAACAATGGATTTAACCCACCTGCTGGAAAGACCGCCGCACTTTTTAAGCGGTGGTGAAAGACAGCGGGTTTCACTGGCCAGGGCCTTACTTACACGCCCGGCCCTGCTGCTGTTAGATGAACCATTATCGGCGTTGGATCCACAAACACGCCTGTCCATACAGAGTTTATTAAAAGATATTCACTGCAAGGAGAAAATCGGCATTATCCATGTGACCCATGATTTCACCGAAGCCATGCATCTGGGCACGCAAATTATACTCATAAAAAACGGCCAAATTGAACAAACGGATAACCCCCGGGATTTGTTTATGCGCCCCGCCACACCATTTGCGGCGCAATTTCTCGGCATGAAGAACACGGCCTTCCACAAAACTCATCAACAAACCGGACAGGCAAGGTTTAAATGTCATGAGGCGCAAATCATAAGGAGTTCACCTAATTGCTGGCCGGCATTAGTTGACAGTATATCTTTCAGCGGATCATACGTAGAAATTATATGCAGCGGCAACGGACACTGGAAAGTCATTATGCCTTTGGCGGAATGGCAGGATTTAAGCTTAAGCAAGGGTGATACTCTGCAACTGTCCATTAACCCGGAGAACATTAATATAATCCCCTCCGAGCCGCATACGGAACAACCCGGCGTCATCCTATAA
- a CDS encoding ABC transporter permease — MTAFMLLLIGGLFVYGNWGEIAAIRHNPEFHFAIIFTLWTTVLATLLAGLTAIPCGYILARYNFPGKVLVDTLMDVPIVLPPLVSGVALLILFGPILGDSLARIGLDIVFSQRGVVLAQWFIATPFAIKTFKHAFSTIDLRLEKIARTLGYPPEKVFLKVTLPLAKNGLLGGLTMAWARTLGEFGATAMLAGIVRMKTETLSVAVFLNMSIGDLQFSLVIAVIMLLLALVLLTLLKIITKTEVHI, encoded by the coding sequence ATGACCGCGTTCATGCTGCTTTTAATCGGCGGCCTTTTTGTCTACGGCAATTGGGGCGAAATCGCCGCCATACGACACAACCCGGAATTTCACTTTGCGATTATCTTCACTCTGTGGACAACCGTGCTGGCTACCCTACTGGCAGGGCTGACGGCTATTCCATGCGGCTACATTCTGGCCCGATATAACTTTCCCGGCAAAGTGCTGGTCGATACCTTGATGGATGTGCCTATTGTCTTGCCGCCCCTGGTAAGCGGAGTAGCACTCTTGATACTCTTCGGGCCTATTCTTGGTGATAGTCTCGCCAGAATCGGCCTTGACATAGTGTTTTCCCAACGGGGTGTGGTGCTGGCCCAGTGGTTTATCGCCACCCCTTTCGCCATTAAAACTTTTAAGCATGCTTTTTCCACCATTGATTTGCGGCTGGAAAAAATAGCCCGTACGCTAGGCTACCCGCCTGAAAAAGTTTTTTTAAAGGTTACCTTGCCGCTGGCTAAAAACGGGTTATTGGGGGGCCTTACCATGGCCTGGGCCAGAACGCTGGGTGAGTTCGGCGCAACAGCCATGCTGGCCGGTATAGTCAGAATGAAAACCGAGACACTGTCCGTAGCTGTGTTTTTGAATATGTCCATCGGCGACCTGCAATTTTCCCTGGTTATCGCGGTAATTATGCTGCTATTAGCTTTGGTGCTGCTAACCTTATTAAAGATAATTACCAAAACCGAGGTGCATATATGA
- the modA gene encoding molybdate ABC transporter substrate-binding protein yields the protein MNIKPIRHLLVLLLVLIMSAQLAGCGEQAESPGEDPAAKQTNKDQAELFAYVGANLKEPVVELVTKYEQETGNKVEMTFNNTGVLINQMETTKHGDIYMPGGISYMKSIQEKGYIADYVSPIAYHTPVIVVPKGNPANIHSINDLAGPGVKLVLPDKEATAIGRTVYKVFAKLGIEEEIEKNTLTVVETVPKVLSTLTMGQGDAGIAEYSNYYKNRDKLDLVEIDPEINPPEEIPCASLTFSENNELAAGFLDFMQENGPEVFAKYGFKTEQP from the coding sequence TTGAATATTAAACCGATTAGACATCTTTTAGTGCTTTTACTGGTATTGATTATGTCGGCGCAGCTCGCCGGGTGCGGCGAGCAAGCGGAATCACCCGGAGAAGATCCCGCCGCCAAACAAACCAACAAGGATCAGGCGGAGCTGTTTGCTTATGTAGGCGCCAACCTCAAAGAGCCGGTGGTTGAATTGGTAACGAAATATGAGCAGGAAACCGGCAACAAAGTGGAAATGACCTTTAATAACACGGGAGTTTTAATCAACCAAATGGAAACAACCAAGCACGGAGACATTTATATGCCCGGAGGCATCAGCTATATGAAAAGTATCCAGGAAAAAGGATACATTGCCGACTACGTAAGCCCTATCGCTTACCATACACCGGTAATAGTTGTCCCCAAGGGGAATCCGGCGAATATTCATAGCATAAACGATCTGGCCGGGCCGGGAGTAAAATTAGTATTGCCGGATAAAGAAGCTACCGCCATCGGACGTACCGTTTATAAGGTATTCGCCAAGCTGGGTATTGAGGAAGAGATCGAGAAAAACACACTTACAGTAGTCGAAACGGTACCCAAGGTTTTATCCACCCTTACCATGGGTCAAGGTGACGCAGGCATCGCCGAATACAGCAACTACTATAAGAACCGCGATAAACTTGATTTGGTGGAAATAGACCCGGAAATCAATCCCCCTGAGGAAATACCTTGCGCCAGTCTGACATTCTCTGAGAATAATGAACTGGCCGCTGGTTTTCTTGACTTCATGCAGGAAAACGGCCCGGAGGTATTTGCTAAATATGGTTTTAAAACTGAACAACCATGA
- a CDS encoding helix-turn-helix transcriptional regulator, with amino-acid sequence MKEDLSLTPEEVAGILKIAKNTVYELVKRGELPAYRVGRKIRIELNDVLTYKKQGKKTVVSGLPGEFSPPEVTSGYMVVCGQDALLDILTRHLEQTPGGMRVFRHYVGSFAGLMALYHGKVHMTAIHLWDGHSGQYNIPFVRYMLPGIPTVIIHLTCRMQGFYVAEGNPHNIGGWSDLTKTGVRFVNREKGSGTRVLLDGQLNLRGIDRKKIVGYETEELSHLSVASTVARDAADVGLGNEKASLQVRGISFIPMQKERYDLVIKKEDMEKPEYQAVLDIIRSSSFKSELKGLGDYDLTETGMIMAET; translated from the coding sequence TTGAAGGAAGATCTTTCTTTGACGCCTGAAGAAGTAGCCGGGATTTTGAAAATCGCTAAAAATACGGTTTACGAATTGGTCAAAAGAGGAGAACTCCCGGCATATAGGGTGGGCCGGAAAATACGGATTGAGTTAAATGATGTGCTGACGTATAAAAAACAAGGTAAAAAGACAGTCGTATCCGGTTTGCCCGGTGAGTTTTCACCTCCGGAAGTTACGAGCGGTTATATGGTTGTATGCGGCCAGGATGCTTTATTGGATATATTAACCCGGCATTTGGAGCAAACCCCCGGGGGAATGCGTGTTTTTAGACATTATGTGGGCAGTTTTGCCGGTTTGATGGCTCTTTATCATGGTAAAGTTCATATGACGGCGATTCATCTTTGGGATGGTCATTCGGGGCAATATAATATTCCCTTTGTGCGTTATATGTTGCCCGGCATCCCCACGGTAATTATCCACTTGACTTGCCGAATGCAAGGTTTTTATGTGGCTGAAGGCAATCCGCATAATATCGGCGGTTGGAGTGATTTAACGAAAACCGGGGTACGTTTTGTTAACCGTGAAAAAGGCAGCGGCACCCGTGTTTTGCTTGATGGGCAGTTGAACTTGCGAGGCATTGACCGGAAAAAGATTGTTGGTTATGAAACGGAAGAATTATCGCATTTAAGTGTTGCCAGCACTGTGGCCAGAGACGCGGCCGATGTAGGGCTCGGTAATGAAAAAGCATCATTGCAGGTGCGGGGGATTAGCTTTATTCCAATGCAAAAAGAGCGTTATGATCTGGTCATAAAAAAAGAAGATATGGAAAAGCCCGAGTATCAGGCTGTGCTGGATATCATTCGGTCGTCTTCGTTTAAATCGGAGCTTAAGGGGCTTGGAGACTATGATTTGACTGAAACAGGCATGATTATGGCTGAGACGTGA
- a CDS encoding aldehyde dehydrogenase family protein, which produces MKIDLAFLNELGINDKNAGVYCGQWLQSPNAPLLESVSPINGETIASVYQATPEDYELVIQKAQQAFKIWRNIPAPQRGETVRLIGAELRKYKHLLGKLVTLEMGKLLPEGEGEVQEMIDIADFALGLSRQLYGLTIASERENHRLYEQWHPLGIVGVITAFNFPVAVWSWNALIAAIAGDVVIWKPSSVTPLTAIAVQKIANKVLKEQGLPEGIFNLLIGQGSTIGQKLLDDPRVPLISFTGSIPMGRQVAEQVAKRLGKTILELGGNNAIIITENANLDMVIRAVLFGAVGTSGQRCTTTRRLIIHDSVYDTFIKKLISAYKQVKIGNPLESNIIMGPLVKKGAVNDMLAALEKLKTEGGKILYGGEVLEGKEYKSGCYVTPCIAEAENNYEIVQHETFAPILYVTKYSSLDEAIQMHNDVPQGLSSAIFSSNLHEVEKFLGPQGSDCGIANVNIGTSGAEIGGAFGGEKDTGGGRESGSDAWKGYMRRQTVTINWGDKLPLAQGIKFGDF; this is translated from the coding sequence ATGAAAATCGATTTGGCTTTTCTAAACGAGTTGGGCATTAATGATAAGAATGCCGGTGTGTATTGCGGCCAATGGCTGCAAAGCCCCAATGCCCCGTTACTGGAATCTGTATCACCTATTAACGGTGAGACTATCGCATCAGTTTACCAGGCAACGCCGGAGGATTATGAACTGGTAATCCAAAAAGCTCAGCAAGCTTTTAAAATCTGGCGCAATATTCCGGCACCCCAAAGAGGAGAAACCGTAAGACTGATCGGCGCTGAATTACGCAAATACAAACACTTGCTGGGCAAACTGGTAACATTGGAAATGGGTAAATTACTGCCCGAAGGAGAAGGCGAAGTTCAGGAAATGATTGATATAGCTGATTTCGCCCTTGGATTATCAAGACAGCTGTATGGTCTGACCATAGCCAGTGAACGGGAAAACCACCGGCTTTACGAGCAGTGGCACCCGCTTGGCATTGTCGGAGTTATTACCGCATTTAATTTCCCAGTCGCGGTTTGGTCCTGGAACGCTCTTATAGCGGCTATTGCCGGTGATGTGGTAATCTGGAAACCGTCAAGCGTTACCCCGTTAACTGCTATAGCAGTTCAAAAAATAGCTAATAAAGTGCTTAAAGAACAAGGACTGCCCGAAGGCATTTTTAACTTGTTAATCGGACAGGGCTCCACAATAGGACAAAAATTATTAGACGATCCAAGGGTTCCTTTAATAAGCTTTACCGGCAGTATACCCATGGGCAGACAAGTTGCGGAGCAAGTAGCCAAACGCCTTGGCAAAACCATATTGGAGCTTGGCGGCAATAACGCTATTATCATCACTGAAAATGCCAATTTGGACATGGTCATCCGGGCTGTTTTATTTGGCGCGGTAGGAACCTCCGGGCAAAGATGCACCACCACCCGGCGTTTGATTATTCATGATTCCGTGTATGACACCTTTATAAAAAAATTAATTAGCGCTTATAAACAGGTTAAAATCGGCAACCCCCTGGAAAGCAACATTATCATGGGACCGCTGGTCAAAAAAGGTGCGGTAAATGATATGCTGGCCGCCTTGGAAAAACTTAAAACAGAAGGCGGAAAAATTTTATACGGCGGCGAAGTGCTGGAAGGAAAGGAATATAAAAGCGGTTGCTATGTAACACCCTGCATTGCCGAAGCGGAAAACAATTATGAAATTGTTCAGCATGAAACCTTTGCCCCCATATTATACGTAACGAAATATTCATCGCTGGATGAAGCAATTCAAATGCACAACGATGTACCGCAAGGGCTGTCATCAGCCATTTTTTCCTCCAACTTGCACGAAGTGGAGAAATTCCTGGGACCACAGGGATCCGACTGCGGTATAGCCAATGTCAACATCGGCACTTCCGGCGCGGAAATCGGCGGAGCCTTCGGCGGTGAGAAAGACACCGGCGGTGGACGCGAGTCCGGTTCCGATGCCTGGAAAGGCTACATGAGGAGACAAACCGTTACCATCAACTGGGGAGATAAATTACCACTGGCCCAAGGCATTAAGTTCGGTGATTTTTAG
- a CDS encoding DUF1540 domain-containing protein, whose product MPRVKCSVKGCLYQEGTECRASSIQVKPTDPDLMTSVTDDTACQTFKPRTSAAEDI is encoded by the coding sequence TTGCCCAGAGTTAAGTGCTCAGTAAAAGGCTGCTTGTATCAAGAAGGTACTGAATGCAGAGCTTCCAGCATCCAGGTCAAGCCTACCGACCCCGACTTGATGACCAGCGTAACCGACGATACCGCTTGCCAGACGTTCAAGCCGCGCACTTCTGCAGCCGAGGATATATAG
- a CDS encoding amidohydrolase family protein has translation MELIKIISTKNYIIKAGGIADYILGASGKSATNCPADRIYLEDGRIAAITKATDTPYKFTWPTRQTISLDLHHLTLMPPLVDCHVHLALDGRDFSAARERWDQPGELDNEVGAQLCDTIRHGILAVRDGGDRPGIALRYRNRITDGELTGPVIRASGYALRKPQKYGSFLGRGTPAEMLDNALEQLTRQKVDQVKVLVSGVVSFKEYSRVGPPQYTAEELAAIVAGAHVRGLRVMAHASSDKAVALAVQAGADTIEHGYFLSRETLKLMAGKGIAWIPTVIPVAAQLTARPPHSGDRHASQHSDSVIARTVDRQLSMINEAHALGVTLGVGTDAGASGVRHGYSYWRELELYRQAGLAPREIIRCATINSARILNLNWGRIAPGRSAAMIAVSGDPLENIDSLQNIAYAFQPE, from the coding sequence ATGGAACTGATTAAAATTATTAGTACCAAAAACTATATCATAAAAGCAGGCGGCATAGCCGATTATATACTTGGCGCAAGCGGCAAGTCAGCAACTAATTGCCCGGCTGATCGTATTTATTTGGAAGACGGGCGGATAGCGGCAATAACTAAAGCAACAGATACACCGTACAAGTTTACCTGGCCCACCCGCCAAACCATTTCACTTGACCTGCACCATTTAACGCTTATGCCTCCCCTGGTAGATTGCCATGTACATCTGGCCCTGGACGGCCGGGATTTTTCAGCCGCCCGCGAGCGCTGGGACCAACCCGGGGAATTGGACAACGAGGTCGGCGCCCAACTATGCGATACCATCCGCCACGGCATACTGGCCGTGCGAGACGGCGGAGACCGGCCGGGCATAGCTTTGCGCTACCGGAATCGCATAACGGACGGTGAATTAACCGGACCGGTCATTCGGGCCTCGGGCTATGCACTGCGCAAACCGCAAAAATACGGCTCCTTTCTCGGCCGGGGCACCCCCGCTGAAATGCTGGACAACGCATTGGAACAGCTGACCCGGCAAAAGGTGGACCAGGTCAAGGTACTCGTATCAGGTGTGGTCAGTTTCAAAGAATACTCCCGGGTGGGGCCGCCGCAGTATACCGCGGAAGAGCTTGCGGCTATCGTGGCAGGTGCCCACGTCCGGGGACTGCGGGTAATGGCTCACGCCAGTTCGGACAAAGCGGTTGCCTTGGCCGTGCAGGCCGGAGCGGATACTATAGAGCACGGTTACTTCTTAAGCCGGGAAACCCTGAAGCTGATGGCTGGAAAAGGCATCGCCTGGATTCCCACCGTTATACCGGTGGCCGCCCAATTAACCGCCCGGCCGCCCCATTCCGGCGACAGGCATGCCAGCCAACATAGTGATAGTGTTATTGCCCGAACCGTAGACCGGCAGCTGAGTATGATTAATGAAGCCCACGCCCTGGGTGTTACCCTGGGCGTGGGCACCGATGCCGGCGCATCGGGTGTGCGTCATGGTTACAGCTACTGGCGGGAACTGGAACTTTACCGGCAGGCCGGGCTGGCACCTCGGGAAATAATACGCTGCGCCACAATAAACAGCGCTCGCATATTGAATCTTAACTGGGGCCGCATAGCTCCGGGCCGCTCCGCCGCCATGATAGCAGTATCCGGTGACCCTCTGGAGAATATCGACAGTTTACAAAATATCGCTTATGCATTTCAGCCCGAATAA
- the panC gene encoding pantoate--beta-alanine ligase, translating to MQVCHTIREIGEFVQNARAVEKTIGLVPTMGYFHAGHLSLMREAKKMCDVVVVSLYVNPLQFGPKEDLGEYPRDFERDCAMARSVGVGAIFAPGNAEMYPAGYNSFVEVAGITDKLCGLSRPGHFRGVTTVVAKLFNIVRPDQAFFGQKDAQQAIIIEKMVRDLNMGPEIVTLPIMREADGLAMSSRNVYLTEDQRRAAPVLYRSLCAFREAVAGGERDVAKLRRDIKEMILSAPGVQIDYVEILSVPGLEPPDTLTGKCIAALAVRFGKTRLIDNMVVEV from the coding sequence ATGCAGGTCTGTCATACGATAAGGGAGATCGGAGAGTTTGTGCAGAACGCCAGGGCCGTGGAAAAAACCATCGGTTTAGTGCCCACCATGGGTTATTTCCACGCTGGGCATTTGAGCCTGATGCGGGAAGCTAAAAAAATGTGCGATGTCGTAGTGGTTTCTCTGTATGTTAACCCGCTTCAGTTCGGGCCTAAGGAAGACCTGGGCGAATATCCCCGGGATTTCGAACGGGACTGTGCCATGGCCCGCTCAGTAGGGGTGGGGGCTATCTTTGCCCCCGGCAATGCTGAAATGTACCCGGCGGGATACAACTCCTTTGTCGAGGTGGCCGGTATAACGGATAAGCTTTGCGGGTTGTCCCGGCCGGGCCATTTTCGGGGAGTAACCACTGTGGTGGCCAAATTATTTAATATTGTCAGGCCGGACCAAGCTTTTTTCGGCCAAAAGGATGCTCAGCAGGCGATAATTATTGAAAAAATGGTGCGGGATTTGAATATGGGGCCGGAGATTGTTACCTTGCCTATTATGCGCGAGGCGGACGGGCTGGCCATGAGTTCCCGCAATGTTTATTTAACCGAAGATCAGCGCCGGGCCGCGCCGGTGCTTTACCGGAGTCTGTGCGCATTTAGGGAGGCCGTGGCCGGCGGTGAAAGGGATGTTGCCAAATTGCGCCGGGATATAAAGGAAATGATTTTGTCCGCCCCCGGTGTTCAAATTGATTACGTGGAAATATTATCAGTGCCCGGTTTGGAGCCGCCAGACACATTAACGGGCA